The Bradyrhizobium sp. 195 region GCACGCCATCTTGCAATCAACGTGCGTGACGGAGATGGACCGGTCCTACGGGCGACCTTCACCTTCGAGATCAGACGTTTTCAATGAGGCCATATTCGCCGCGCTCGGGCGGGACGTCGGCGACCACCAGGCAGATGAGCGATTGGCGTAAGAATCCAAGCGTCCCGTCAATCTGGTGCTGTCGCATCATCGAGAAGCGAGGCAGGCGATCATTAGCCACGCGAACGAATTAAAGACACATGGCGAGTTCCGCTTCGGGTCAATCGCGTCGGCTGCACCTGAGTTCGGGACTTCCGGTCCACCTCCGGCTCCGGACATGTCGCAGCACTGCGCCAACTGAGCGATGGGGCACCCGCGGGCTAATGCATCGCAGCAAACGCTACCCTATTCGATTACTTCGTCGGCGCGGGCCAGCAGCGTAGCGGAAATGTCGATATCAAGTGCCTTCGCAGTTTTGAGGTTGAGAACGAGTTCATATTTGGTCGGCTGCTCGACTGGGAGATCGGCGGGTTTAGCGCCTTTAAGGATTTTGTCCACATAACTTGCGCTGCGCCGGACGAAGTCAGTGATGTCAGCTCCGTAGGACATAAGCCCACCGACTTCCACAAACTCCTTGCTCATGGAAATCACCGGCAGTTGGAGGTTTGCGGCGAGATCGATGATGCGTCTTCGTTCCGCGAAAAGCATCGTGCTCGGAAGTACGAACAGGGCATCGGTTCGGTTCTTCGCAATCGTCGAAAATGCCTGCTCCAGATCGTCGGGACCCGGAACGGCAACAGGTTGAAGATGCAATCCCAGGGTCTGTGCGGCCGCTTCAGCCTCCTTCATCATTTTGGTCATGGTGTGCTCACTAAATGCGGCTGGCTGCCAGAGCGCCACCACCTCGGAAGCCTTGGGAAGCGCCTCTTTGAGTAAGGCGAGACGCTTAGGGACCAGTTGCGGACCAATGAAGGTCAAGCCCGTGATATTCCCGCCCGGTTTAGCTAGACTCGCGACGAGCCCATCTCCGACTGCGTCGCCCATGATAGGGACAACAATTGGAATTGTAGAGGTTGCGCGCTGGGTAGCCCGACCGGCGACCGAATTCGAAGCCACGATGACGTCAACGTTTAGACCGACAAGTTCGCTTGCTAAAGCCGGAAAGCGCTCGATTTTCGAATCCGCCGCTCGAACCTCAACGAGGACGTTCTGACCATCTATGTAGCCGTGCTCCCGCAATCCCTGCCGAAAGGCACCGAGGGTTGCGCGCGCTTCGAGAGAGTCAATTGACCTCGTCACTATGAAACCGATCCGCGCGACCTGCTTGGGCTGTTGTGCTATCGCCGCAATCGGGCATACCGCAGCGCCCGCAAGCGCCATGATCAAATCACGTCGGCGCATTGTCCTCGACCTACCCAACGCCCAGACCATCCTGGGCGGCCCAGCCTATCACATTGAAGCAGACCACTATGAGCCGCTTTGGCGATAATTGATTACGACGCGACTTCCGCTTCGGGTCAAAATGCGAAGAACTCAACCTTTAGCAAATCTAGGGCGTGGACTCATTAGCGCGCAACCAAATTCGGATTGATGCGAGTTTGACGAACGCCAGATAGTTGACCGCGAGTTTGTCATATCGGGTCGCGACACGCCGACACTGCTTGATCTTGTTGAAGAACCAAGTTGCGCGTGCGATACAAATACGGGCTGAAGCAGATAGGATTTTTGCGATTTCGTTTGGAGGAATGTTCGCCCATGCTCCTTGCTGGCGAGCAAGTTCCCTGATCCAGTCGGCGTCGTAGCCGCGATCCGCGAGCAGCATCGCCTGTGGAGGCAAGGCGTTGAGGAGAACTGAACACAGTCGATTATCATGCGCCTCGCCGGGCGTTAGTGCGAGATGCACCGGCAGGCCATTGGTGTCCACGACCGCGTGAATCTTGCTGGTCAGGCCCCCTCGCGAGCGACCCATATCCTGGTGATCGTTTTTCGAGATGCAGGCTCCGTGCTGGTGGACGCGCACGACTGAGGTATCGATCATCTGCACCGCGGTATCGTGACCGGCAGCAAGCGCGTCCATGATTTGATCCCAGACGCCAGCCTGCCGCCACCGAACGAAGCGATTGTAACAGGTGGTGCGGGGACCATAGGTCGCGGGCAGGTCGCGCCCTGGCGCACCTGACCGCAGGACCCAAAAGATGCCATTGAGCACGCGGCGGTCATTTACCCGCCGAACGCCGCGCGGCTTGTTCGGCAGCATCGGCTTAATGGCGGTCCACTCATAGTCGCTGAGCTCGTAACGCATGATTCGATGCTCCGGTTTCGGAGCTTGGATCACGTCTCGGGCGGCGCCATCAACCCGCCCGGCCTATAGCGAAGGCGCTAATGCTCTGAATTTACTTCCGTTTCGGGTGTATAGCCGACATGGTCGGACTTGCCGCTGGGTCGCTCGTGTAGCACACCAAAACCGGACTTTTCGAACCGACAGAGCCGAGTAGTTTCAGAAAATGCTCATGAAGGCGGATTTCGATCCAGAAACCGTGATGACTTGATCCTGTAAGCCGTTCGTTTTTGCATAGACCGCTAGGGCAATTGCGAGAATAATCATCCAAGCACAATTTTGGGGTGCCTCTTCGTGGGAGATCGACATGACTGTTCGATCCAGAGTGTTGGTGGCCGCCTTAACGGGTTCGATATGCGCACTGACGCCAGCCGTTTCGCAGGCGCAATGGCCGGATGTCCGTGAGGCCAAGGCGATTGCCGAGGAGGGCTTCATCTATGGCCTTCCGATTGTGATGAACTACGCTGTGATGTACGAGTTCGCTATCGACCGAAGCTCAAACCAGTACAAGGCGCCGTTCAATCAGATCTACAATTTCAAGAACGTTGCAACCTATAAAGACACTGCGGTTGTCACACCGAACAGCGATACGCCCTATTCTGTTCTTTGGCTTGATCTTCGCGCTGAACCAATCGTTGTTTCTGTGCCGGCCGTGGAGAAGGCTCGCTACTACACGGTGCAGCTGATCGACGGCAACACGTTCAATTTTGGTTATATTGGCAGCCGCGCGACCGGCAGTGACGCCGGAGATTATATGGTCGTTGGGCCGAACTGGCAGGGAGCCACTCCGCCCGGAATCAAGAAAGTCTTTCAGTCTTCGACACAGTTTACTTTCGCTGCCATTCGCACTCAGCTCTTCAATCCGGAAGACATGCCCAATGTCGCAAAGGTTCAGGCCGGCTATAAAGCGCAGCCGCTATCGGCCTATCTCAAGCAATCCGCGCCGCCCGCGATGCCTGCGATCGACTTTCCCAAAGCCGATGCGGAGCTCGTGAAGAAGAGCTTCTTCGAGTATCTCGACTTCGCGCTCCAGTTTGCGCCAGCAGGACCGGAAGAGCGCACCATTCGAGAGAAGCTCGCGCGCATCGGCGTCGGCGCGGGCAAGACCTTTGACTTCAAGGACCTTCCGCTCACACACAAAGTCGAAATCGGGCTTGGCATGAAGGAAGGCGACGAGAAAGTGGAGAAGTACCTCGAGAGCGGCAGCAAGAACATCAACGGGTGGAAAGTCGAGTCGCTCTTCGGAGACCGGCTGTTCTACAGCGTGACTGGCTGAAGCGGGCCGCCGCTGCCAAAGGCGGCATTTATGGCAATGACGCTGCGGAAGCAGTCTACCGAATGACAAAAACGCTCGCCGATGGCGAAACACTCGATGCTTCAAAGCACAAGTACACAGTCACTTTTCCCGCCGGCCAATATCCGCCGGTCGAGGCGTTCTGGTCGATAACGATGTATGACGGCAAGAGCCAACTGCTGATCGAGAATCCCATCAACCGATACTTGATCAATTCACCGATGCTGCCCGGCCTGAAGAAGAATCCGGACGGCTCTCTGACGCTGCACATCCAGAAGGACTCACCCGGCGCCGACAAGGAATCCAACTGGTTGCCGGCGCCGAATGGCGAAATGTACCTCGTGATGCGGCTGTATTGGCCGAAGACCGAAGCACCATCGATCCTGCCACCGGGCACGGGCACCTGGCAGCCGCCCGGCATCAAGAAGGTTTCATAGATGACACGAACGAATTGAAAGGTCTGGAGTCATGAGAACCGTCACGCGAAGAGGATTTGTCGGTGGAGTTGCTTTGCTCCCGGCACTCCATTTCTCGGCAGCCAACGCCCAGCCCGGCGTCAGTCCGGCGGAAGCCCGCGCCATCGCCAAGGAGGCATATATATACGGCTTCCCGATCGTGGACAATTACCGCGTTCAGCATGCGTATTGGATGGATAAAACGAACCCCGAATACAAAGGTCCTTTTAACGAGATATGGAACAGCGCGCGTCTCTTTTCGCCGGCGGACAAGGCGATTCAGACACCCAACTCGGACACGCTTTACTCCTTTTATCGGCGCGGACCTCCGTTCCGAACCTCTCGTACTCACTGTGCCGGCGATTGAAAAAGAGCGCTATTTCAGCGTCCAGCTCATCGATTACTACACATTTAACTTCGACTACATCGGGACCCGAACGACCGGCAACGGAGGCGGCAGCTTCCTGCTCGCCGGGCCCGGCTGGAAGGGCGAAACGCCCAAGGGCGTCAAGAAAGTCTTTCGCTGCGAGACCGAACTTGCGTTCCCGGGATATCGCACACAGCTTTTCAACCCGGATGACATCGACAATGTGAGGAAGGTCCAGGCGGGCTATAAGGTACAGCCGCTCTCTGCATTTCTCGGCCAGCCTGCACCAAAGGCTGCCCCGGCCATCGATTTCATCAAACCGCTCACGCCCGCAGAAGAGAAGACCTCGCCAGAGTTCTTCAGCATCCTGAACTTCGTCCTGCAGTACTGCCCGACGGTCCCGTCGGAGAAAGCACTCATGGCGCGCTTCGCCAAGATCGGCGTCGGCGCAGGCAAGACCGTACGCATCCGGTGAAGGCCCCTAGCTAGGCCGCTTTCTGGGGGAAGGCTGATCGCG contains the following coding sequences:
- a CDS encoding IS5 family transposase; its protein translation is MRYELSDYEWTAIKPMLPNKPRGVRRVNDRRVLNGIFWVLRSGAPGRDLPATYGPRTTCYNRFVRWRQAGVWDQIMDALAAGHDTAVQMIDTSVVRVHQHGACISKNDHQDMGRSRGGLTSKIHAVVDTNGLPVHLALTPGEAHDNRLCSVLLNALPPQAMLLADRGYDADWIRELARQQGAWANIPPNEIAKILSASARICIARATWFFNKIKQCRRVATRYDKLAVNYLAFVKLASIRIWLRANESTP
- a CDS encoding ABC transporter substrate-binding protein yields the protein MALAGAAVCPIAAIAQQPKQVARIGFIVTRSIDSLEARATLGAFRQGLREHGYIDGQNVLVEVRAADSKIERFPALASELVGLNVDVIVASNSVAGRATQRATSTIPIVVPIMGDAVGDGLVASLAKPGGNITGLTFIGPQLVPKRLALLKEALPKASEVVALWQPAAFSEHTMTKMMKEAEAAAQTLGLHLQPVAVPGPDDLEQAFSTIAKNRTDALFVLPSTMLFAERRRIIDLAANLQLPVISMSKEFVEVGGLMSYGADITDFVRRSASYVDKILKGAKPADLPVEQPTKYELVLNLKTAKALDIDISATLLARADEVIE